One Nocardiopsis gilva YIM 90087 genomic window, GGGGCGACGCTCGTCTTCCAGCTCTCCGACCTGCTGGGGCTGCCGCCCGGTGAGGTCCTCGGCGACGAGCTGACCAGCTACGCGGGGTCGATCCCGCAGGGCATCGGCCTGATGTTCGTCATCCTGCTCGCCACGGCCGTGGCGCTGTTCGGCCGCACCGTCCTCTCGGCCACCGGAACCTTCGCCCTGGTCGCGGCCGCCCTCGCCGCCGTGGTCCCGCCCGCGCTGACCGGGCACTCGGCCTCGGCCGGCTCCCACGAGCTGGCGATCAGCGGCCTGGCCGTGCACGTCCTCGCCATCTCGGTGTGGGTCGGCGGGCTCGCCGCGGTGACCTTCCACGGGCTGCGCACCAACGGCGAGAACGTGTCCACGGCCGTCACCCGCTTCAGCCGCATGGCGCTGTGGGCCTACGTCGGCGTCGCCATCGGCGGCCTGGCCAGCGCGATCAGTCGGCTCTACGGCGTGATGGAGCTGTTCACCACCGCCTACGGGCTGATCATCCTGACCAAGATCGCCCTGTTCGTCGTGCTCGGCGGTATCGGGTGGTGGCACCGCCGCTCGATCGTGCCGAAGATCGCCGAGAACAGTGGGCGCACGCTGTTCGCCCGGCTCGCCGGGGTCGAGATCGCCGTCATGGCCGCGGTGATGGGGCTGTCGGTCGCGCTCAGCCGGACCGCTCCGCCCCCGCCGCTGGAGTCCGAGGTCGACCCGGTCTTCGCTCTGCTCGGCTTCCCCATGCCGCCGCCAATGAGCCTGAACTCGCTGCTCACCCTCTGGCGCCCCGACCTGTTCTTCATCCTGGTCGTGGTGGTTCTGGGCGGGCTGTACGCGGCCGGAGTCGTCCGGCTGCGGCGGCGGGGCGACGCCTGGCCGTGGGCGCGCAGCGTCGCCTGGGCCGCGGGGCTGCTGACCATCGTCGCGACGCTGCTCACCGGTGTCGGCACCTACGCCATGGTGCTGTTCAGCACGCACATGATCCAGCACATGGTGCTGTCCATGCTGACCCCGATCCTGCTGGTGCTCGGCGCACCGGTGACGCTCGCGCTGCGCGCGCTGAAGCCCGCCGAGCGGCGCGGGGACCGAGGGCCGCGCGAGTGGCTCAGCCTGTTCCTGCAGAGCGGCT contains:
- a CDS encoding bifunctional copper resistance protein CopD/cytochrome c oxidase assembly protein yields the protein MAPPGAQQTSSSQSTGLRRNNGTDTALIIAVAAVAACLIALLLALAAGGAVTAQVIPGLPDPGALTRWGLPLSKITMDLAAALTVGLLLLAVFLFPSAKGMLGEQAQGYVRAASWAALTWAAAAGATLVFQLSDLLGLPPGEVLGDELTSYAGSIPQGIGLMFVILLATAVALFGRTVLSATGTFALVAAALAAVVPPALTGHSASAGSHELAISGLAVHVLAISVWVGGLAAVTFHGLRTNGENVSTAVTRFSRMALWAYVGVAIGGLASAISRLYGVMELFTTAYGLIILTKIALFVVLGGIGWWHRRSIVPKIAENSGRTLFARLAGVEIAVMAAVMGLSVALSRTAPPPPLESEVDPVFALLGFPMPPPMSLNSLLTLWRPDLFFILVVVVLGGLYAAGVVRLRRRGDAWPWARSVAWAAGLLTIVATLLTGVGTYAMVLFSTHMIQHMVLSMLTPILLVLGAPVTLALRALKPAERRGDRGPREWLSLFLQSGYSKVVTHPAVATSIFVISPYALYFTPLFPQLMSDHMGHMFMNVHFLLAGFLFYWIVVGVDPAPRKLPYLLRFVLLLLTMGMHAFFGISIMMQSEPLAMDYYGQFEVPWSDGNSDDQYMGGGIAWAVGEIPTLLVTMALMRQWARDEERTERRRERHSKRDGSDDADMDEYNAYLQRLNERAKGQG